One window of the Pyramidobacter piscolens W5455 genome contains the following:
- a CDS encoding bifunctional cobalt-precorrin-7 (C(5))-methyltransferase/cobalt-precorrin-6B (C(15))-methyltransferase gives GCVVAAPRHRALAGDHPNVIGLGPFEETFAAVDAALDRGSVAVLVSGDPGVFSLLPLLKKRFPGGELEVIPGVSSLQSLCAAACETWIDAVVLSGHGRDLSEAKVLDAADQNKKTIIFCGPRWDPRRICRLLADWDMEHLRLTVGERLSYGDQRLSRGSPAELAAHEYDDLSLVLIENPSPWEKPQARPRDDDFIRADAPMTRETVRSAILDELRLRRDSTLWDLGAGTGSVTVAAALFCTDGQVCAVEKKSDAAALIARNVKKFHLHNVALYGGDNAAVLPSLPRPTHVFVGGSGPELPELLRAVAALGEGIRVVVSAVAFKTYAAAAEILAGPDFRDFDAVQAAVGRAKKIGGTFIMAAQNSVTVFSAFTAGHQKEGR, from the coding sequence GGGTGCGTCGTCGCCGCGCCGCGCCACCGCGCGCTGGCGGGCGATCACCCCAACGTCATCGGCCTCGGTCCGTTCGAGGAAACGTTCGCCGCCGTCGACGCCGCGCTCGACCGCGGCTCCGTTGCCGTGCTCGTCTCCGGCGACCCGGGCGTGTTCAGTTTACTGCCGCTGCTCAAAAAACGCTTCCCCGGCGGCGAGCTCGAGGTGATCCCCGGCGTCAGCTCGCTGCAAAGCCTCTGCGCCGCAGCGTGCGAGACGTGGATCGACGCCGTTGTCCTCTCCGGGCACGGGCGCGATCTCAGCGAGGCGAAGGTCCTCGACGCCGCCGACCAGAACAAAAAGACGATCATCTTCTGCGGGCCGCGGTGGGATCCGCGCCGCATCTGCCGCCTGCTGGCGGACTGGGACATGGAACATCTGCGCCTGACCGTCGGCGAACGGCTCAGCTACGGTGACCAGCGTCTCAGCCGCGGTTCTCCTGCGGAACTGGCGGCGCATGAGTACGACGACCTGTCGCTGGTGCTGATCGAGAACCCATCTCCGTGGGAAAAGCCGCAGGCGCGGCCGCGCGACGACGATTTTATCCGCGCGGACGCGCCGATGACGCGCGAGACGGTGCGTTCGGCGATTCTCGACGAACTGCGCCTGCGCCGCGATTCCACGCTCTGGGACCTGGGCGCGGGCACCGGTTCGGTGACGGTGGCGGCCGCCTTGTTCTGTACGGACGGACAGGTCTGCGCCGTGGAGAAAAAAAGCGACGCCGCGGCGCTGATCGCCCGCAACGTCAAAAAGTTCCACCTGCACAACGTTGCGCTGTACGGGGGCGACAACGCCGCCGTGCTGCCGTCGCTGCCGCGCCCCACGCACGTTTTCGTCGGCGGCAGCGGCCCCGAACTGCCGGAGCTGTTGCGCGCCGTCGCCGCGCTCGGCGAAGGGATCCGCGTCGTCGTCTCGGCGGTGGCGTTCAAGACCTACGCGGCTGCGGCCGAGATCCTCGCCGGACCGGATTTTCGCGATTTCGACGCCGTGCAGGCAGCCGTCGGCCGCGCCAAAAAGATCGGCGGCACGTTCATCATGGCCGCGCAGAATTCCGTCACCGTGTTCTCGGCGTTTACCGCTGGGCATCAGAAAGAAGGACGATAA